From a region of the Mus pahari chromosome 12, PAHARI_EIJ_v1.1, whole genome shotgun sequence genome:
- the LOC110329361 gene encoding keratin-associated protein 20-2-like yields MCYYGSYYGGLGYGYGGLGCGYVCGYGCGCGYGGYGYGCCRPLCCRRYWSCGFY; encoded by the coding sequence ATGTGTTACTATGGCAGCTACTATGGAGGCCTGGGCTATGGCTATGGTGGCCTAGGCTGTGGCTATGtctgtggctatggctgtggctgtggctatggTGGCTATGGTTATGGCTGCTGCCGCCCACTGTGCTGTAGAAGATACTGGTCCTGTGGCTTCTACTGA
- the LOC110329318 gene encoding keratin-associated protein 20-2-like isoform X1 — translation MCYYDGYYGGLGYGYGSLGYGCGYGYGCGYGCGYGCGYGCGYGGYGYGCCRPLCYRSYCSYGFY, via the exons ATGTGTTACTATGATGGATACTACGGAGGCCTGGGCTATGGCTATGGAAGCCTaggctatggctgtggctatggctatggttgtggctatg GATGTGGCTATGGttgtggctatggctgtggctatggtGGCTATGGATATGGCTGCTGCCGTCCACTCTGCTATAGAAGCTACTGCTCCTATGGCTTCTACTAA
- the LOC110329318 gene encoding keratin-associated protein 20-2-like isoform X2 produces MCYYGSYYGGLGYGCGGLGCGYGCGYGCGYGGYGYGCCRPLCYRSYCSYGFY; encoded by the coding sequence ATGTGTTACTACGGTAGCTACTATGGAGGCCTGGGCTATGGCTGTGGAGGCCTAGGATGTGGCTATGGttgtggctatggctgtggctatggtGGCTATGGATATGGCTGCTGCCGTCCACTCTGCTATAGAAGCTACTGCTCCTATGGCTTCTACTAA